In one Candidatus Thermoplasmatota archaeon genomic region, the following are encoded:
- a CDS encoding biotin transporter BioY, whose translation MVTVHAVRERFDRFHAWRSNTGFLPMLALALGWAALMGLLAQVRIVLPFTPVPFTMQVFGTLLAAAVLGLRWGAASQGLYLGLGAAGLPVFQGAKAGLAHLAGATGGYLLAMPVAAALVAVVAARAPGYGRLVLAMLAGVAVIYAGGMAGLVVVLNLDLPRAFMLGVAPFVALDVGKALLAAGLARGVGARA comes from the coding sequence ATGGTCACCGTCCACGCGGTCCGCGAACGCTTCGACCGGTTCCACGCCTGGCGCTCGAACACGGGGTTCCTCCCGATGCTCGCGCTCGCCCTCGGGTGGGCCGCGCTCATGGGCCTCCTCGCGCAGGTCCGCATCGTCCTCCCCTTCACGCCCGTCCCGTTCACGATGCAGGTCTTCGGGACCCTCCTCGCGGCCGCCGTCCTCGGCCTCCGGTGGGGCGCCGCGTCGCAGGGCCTGTACCTCGGCCTCGGCGCCGCCGGCCTCCCGGTCTTCCAGGGCGCGAAGGCGGGCCTCGCCCACCTCGCGGGCGCGACCGGGGGCTACCTCCTCGCGATGCCGGTCGCCGCCGCGCTCGTCGCCGTCGTCGCCGCCCGCGCGCCGGGCTACGGCCGCCTCGTGCTCGCGATGCTCGCGGGGGTCGCGGTCATCTACGCGGGTGGAATGGCGGGCCTCGTGGTCGTCCTGAACCTCGACCTCCCGCGCGCGTTCATGCTCGGCGTCGCGCCGTTCGTCGCGCTCGACGTCGGCAAGGCGCTCCTTGCGGCCGGCCTCGCGCGCGGGGTCGGGGCCCGCGCGTAG